A single genomic interval of Arachis duranensis cultivar V14167 chromosome 7, aradu.V14167.gnm2.J7QH, whole genome shotgun sequence harbors:
- the LOC107457847 gene encoding uncharacterized protein LOC107457847 yields MDPGTALELVKYGVTLLFLDVPQYTLLGIDTQMFSVGPSFKGIKMIPPGIHFVYYSSSTREGKEFSPIIGFFIDVGPSEVIVRKWDKQEERLVKVSEEEEERYIQAVKNLEFDRQLGPYNLSHYEEWKQLSNFITKSVIERLEPIGGEITIECENDVVRSSSAQKTPMENALDKQLKESNSATSVGESQRKGCYYTSIPRVVKCKGISGQELTSLNLDKTQLLETLLAKEYGCSEDLLLGELQFAFIAFLMGQSLEAFFQWKSLVSLFLGCSEAPFKTRTQLFTKFIRVIYYQLKYGLQKDRIDESGPSLLDDSWLSADSFLHRLCKDFFSLLEDGSVVDGDLLSWARKFKELLENNLGWEFQHGSAIDGMYFEEDDEFAPQVEIMDDEA; encoded by the exons ATGGATCCTGGAACAGCTTTGGAGCTCGTTAAGTACGGCGTCACTCTTCTCTTCCTTGACGTCCCTCAGTACACTCTACTCGGCATCGATACTCAG ATGTTCTCTGTAGGACCTTCTTTTAAGGGTATTAAGATGATTCCTCCAGGAATTCATTTTGTCTACTATAGTTCTTCAACCAG AGAGGGAAAGGAGTTCTCACCAATCATTGGATTCTTCATTGACGTTGGTCCTTCAGAG GTAATTGTTCGAAAATGGGACAAACAAGAGGAAAGGCTAGTCAAAGTGTCTGAGGAAGAG GAAGAAAGATATATCCAAGCTGTTAAAAATTTGGAGTTTGACAGGCAACTCGGGCCTTACAATCTTAGCCATTATGAAGAGTGGAAGCAATTGTctaattttattacaaaaagtGTAATAGAACGACTTG AGCCAATTGGAGGGGAAATTACTATTGAATGTGAAAATGATGTGGTAAGAAGCTCAAGTGCTCAAAAAACACCAATGGAGAATGCACTAGACAAGCAGCTTAAGGAAAGTAATTCTGCAACATCTGTTGGCGAGTCTCAGAGGAAGGGCTGTTACTATACATCTATTCCCCGTGTTGTAAAATGCAAGGGGATTAGTGGACAGGAACTTACTTCTTTGAATCTTGACAAG ACACAATTGTTAGAAACTTTACTGGCGAAAGAATATGGATGTTCTGAAGACTTGCTTCTTGGAGAACTGCAATTTGCATTCATTGCCTTTCTG ATGGGTCAATCACTAGAAGCATTTTTCCAGTGGAAGTCTTTAGTTAGCCTTTTTCTTGGCTGCTCCGAAGCA CCTTTCAAGACACGAACTCAACTATTCACAAAG TTCATAAGAGTCATCTATTATCAACTGAAGTACGGACTACAGAAAGATCGCATTGATGAATCAGGACCATCATTGTTGGATgattcttggctttctgctgatAGCTTTTTGCACCGTCTCTGCAAG GATTTCTTCTCATTGTTGGAAGATGGGTCAGTCGTAGACGGGGATCTTTTATCTTgg GCAAGAAAATTTAAGGAGCTGTTGGAGAACAATCTAGGGTGGGAGTTCCAGCATGGTAGTGCTATTGACGGAATGTATTTTGAAGAGGACGATGAG TTTGCTCCTCAAGTTGAGATCATGGATGATGAGGCTTGA